A genome region from Marinobacter panjinensis includes the following:
- a CDS encoding alpha/beta fold hydrolase: MDFGDEFRTDRIRTSGADIHLAQGGKGPPLLLLHGYPQTHVMWHRLAPELARDFHVICPDLRGYGDSSKPPSDTRHEAYSKREMARDMVEVMAGLGYKRFAVAGHDRGARVAHRMALDHPDQVSRVCVMDIAPTLHMFNHTDQGFATGYYHWFFLIQPDGLPEHMIGADPDYFLKEKLNRWSGPDAGFDPGAVAEYVRCFRDPRVIHASCEDYRAAATIDLEHDRHDRDRKRRIECPLLVLWGSRGFVHRTYDVMAVWQSYADKLEGRLLDCGHFLPEEAPDDVLRELQRWFLPVGP; this comes from the coding sequence ATGGATTTTGGGGATGAGTTCAGAACCGACCGCATCAGAACGTCAGGCGCCGATATTCACCTTGCCCAGGGCGGCAAGGGGCCGCCGTTGCTCCTGTTACACGGGTATCCTCAGACTCATGTGATGTGGCACCGGCTAGCGCCGGAGCTGGCCCGGGATTTTCACGTGATCTGTCCGGACCTGCGCGGCTATGGGGACAGCTCGAAACCGCCATCCGATACCCGTCATGAGGCCTATTCAAAACGGGAAATGGCCCGGGACATGGTAGAGGTGATGGCGGGCCTGGGCTATAAACGGTTTGCAGTTGCAGGCCATGACCGGGGTGCGCGAGTGGCCCATCGCATGGCGCTTGACCATCCGGACCAGGTTTCCCGTGTTTGTGTGATGGATATTGCGCCCACCCTGCATATGTTCAACCACACAGACCAGGGCTTTGCAACGGGGTACTACCACTGGTTCTTCCTGATTCAGCCTGATGGATTGCCCGAGCACATGATCGGCGCTGATCCCGATTACTTCCTGAAGGAGAAGCTCAATCGCTGGAGCGGGCCTGATGCCGGTTTTGACCCGGGCGCAGTTGCCGAGTACGTGCGCTGTTTCCGTGACCCGCGGGTGATTCATGCCTCCTGTGAGGATTACCGGGCCGCCGCTACGATCGATCTGGAGCATGACAGGCATGACCGTGATCGCAAACGCAGGATTGAGTGCCCATTGCTGGTGCTGTGGGGTAGCAGGGGGTTTGTTCACCGCACCTACGACGTCATGGCCGTGTGGCAAAGCTATGCCGATAAGCTGGAAGGCAGGCTGCTGGACTGTGGGCATTTTCTTCCCGAGGAAGCGCCTGATGATGTCCTGAGGGAACTGCAGCGGTGGTTCCTGCCTGTTGGGCCTTAA
- a CDS encoding DUF3581 family protein, translating into MFLERYHSIQDGHVLISATQASRFAKEVAGDFNPIHNPDARRFCVPGDLLFALLVSHFGLCRHMTFHFRSLLGENVPLDFREDSDGVIRVYDQKGKVYIEVERSGECTHDETVIENFIRCYVAASGKNFPHTLKPLMESEGVMFNPDRPMIMYQSMSLTMNTLDAPSPDLELHNADLKPEGKRGNVSLDYRLISDSKTAGEVSKKLVVSGLREYDSDAMDAVVEEFYRLKNRSWD; encoded by the coding sequence ATGTTTCTCGAACGTTACCATTCAATCCAGGACGGACACGTGCTGATCAGCGCGACCCAGGCCAGCCGATTTGCCAAGGAAGTGGCAGGAGATTTCAACCCGATACACAACCCCGACGCCCGCCGCTTCTGTGTACCCGGGGACCTGCTGTTCGCTCTGCTGGTGTCACACTTCGGCCTGTGCCGGCACATGACGTTCCACTTTCGCAGCCTGCTCGGCGAGAATGTCCCACTGGACTTTCGCGAAGACAGCGACGGCGTGATTCGGGTCTATGACCAAAAGGGCAAGGTGTATATCGAGGTCGAGCGCAGCGGCGAATGCACCCACGATGAAACCGTCATCGAGAATTTTATCCGCTGTTATGTTGCGGCTTCGGGCAAGAACTTTCCCCATACCCTCAAACCGTTAATGGAAAGCGAAGGCGTGATGTTCAACCCTGACAGGCCCATGATCATGTACCAGAGTATGAGCCTGACTATGAACACCCTTGATGCACCATCTCCTGATCTGGAGTTGCACAATGCCGACCTGAAGCCGGAAGGAAAGCGGGGCAACGTCTCGCTGGATTACCGCTTGATCTCGGACAGCAAAACCGCGGGCGAGGTTTCCAAGAAGCTGGTTGTCAGTGGCCTGCGGGAGTACGACTCAGACGCGATGGATGCAGTTGTCGAAGAGTTCTACCGACTCAAGAACAGATCCTGGGATTAA
- a CDS encoding DUF4112 domain-containing protein yields MATTPVSREDKLAALARLDRFSRMADNAIAIPFTRFRIGVEPLIGLVPVLGDFAGLIMSGYVLVEAQRAGASSRVKRQMVRNMAIDFVGGLVPVVGDAFDFAWKANARNAKLLREYLEIELKTQPEPAFPWKQFVVTIGILSALTALLVIAF; encoded by the coding sequence GTGGCAACCACACCGGTAAGTCGGGAAGACAAGCTGGCGGCACTGGCCCGTCTCGACAGGTTCAGCCGAATGGCCGATAACGCCATTGCCATACCGTTCACCCGTTTCCGGATCGGCGTCGAGCCCCTTATCGGTCTCGTTCCTGTGCTGGGTGACTTCGCCGGCCTGATCATGTCGGGTTACGTGCTTGTCGAAGCGCAGCGGGCCGGTGCCAGCAGTCGTGTTAAACGGCAAATGGTCCGAAATATGGCGATCGACTTTGTAGGCGGCCTTGTTCCCGTCGTCGGCGATGCCTTCGACTTTGCCTGGAAGGCCAATGCCCGCAATGCAAAACTGCTTCGTGAATACCTGGAAATCGAACTGAAAACACAGCCCGAACCTGCGTTTCCCTGGAAACAGTTTGTGGTCACCATCGGCATTCTCTCTGCACTGACGGCCCTGTTGGTAATTGCCTTCTGA
- a CDS encoding zinc ribbon domain-containing protein translates to MAKNSCSNCGMDIPRGSKKCPECGKLQTSRLRMILGAATVLIAALIIVIGAVFIIVKDEPANPAGSTTEITP, encoded by the coding sequence ATGGCGAAGAATAGCTGCTCCAACTGTGGGATGGACATCCCCCGGGGAAGTAAAAAATGCCCGGAGTGCGGCAAACTTCAGACTTCAAGGCTCAGGATGATTCTTGGCGCGGCCACTGTGCTGATTGCGGCGCTGATTATTGTCATCGGGGCTGTTTTCATCATCGTGAAGGACGAACCCGCCAACCCCGCCGGGAGCACTACCGAAATCACACCCTGA
- a CDS encoding amidohydrolase family protein: MSDGPTDTGWDYLIQGAKVFDGSERWAMPGLFDIHTHYDLELEVAPGLPESVRHGTTTVVIANCSLGLAFGSQRKNGADPIVDCYARVENIPKEVLRATADRVDWQNPKEYIQHLNKLSLGPNLVALVPHSMLRIEVMGFEASISRDPTEDELQAMESLLEQALDDGYAGFSTDALPFHYLANQPNTRKTIPTQFARYPEIKRLTDVVRRKGGVWQATPPKDSTIGTIKTFLLSCGRLHGKPLKTTVVAALDVHSNRKIVRLARLLARVLNSRLLKGDFHLQALAAPFKVWSDGAVTPLSEEIEELRILNETELEDREGRQKILDDPAYIKQFKAMWMSGKTGLGLRRLKRLIRLEDYAFNRTLEDMTIDVCPLKDWEGKTFADVYARVKAANAGKPRDSSDAEKALLKDCFSQVKDEGDFVLAMLRAFDRDLSWYTISANRDERTVRNLLMDPQLLPGFNDSGAHLTNMAFYDGNLRALKLASDGGDMDVAYMVRRLTRDPARVFGVKGGSIEVGDQADLILVDPSALRRMDHNNTVKRQYREEFRHEQLVNRTDGVVPLVMIAGHPAWHGADFDSSLGQKKMGTVLDTTF; this comes from the coding sequence ATGAGCGATGGACCAACCGACACTGGCTGGGACTACCTGATCCAGGGTGCCAAGGTCTTTGATGGCAGCGAACGCTGGGCCATGCCCGGGCTGTTCGATATCCACACTCACTACGACCTTGAACTGGAAGTCGCCCCCGGCTTGCCCGAGTCCGTGCGTCACGGAACCACCACGGTGGTGATCGCCAACTGCAGCCTGGGGCTGGCCTTCGGCTCGCAGCGCAAAAACGGGGCAGACCCGATTGTGGATTGTTACGCCCGCGTGGAGAACATTCCCAAAGAGGTGCTACGGGCAACCGCCGATCGGGTCGACTGGCAGAACCCGAAAGAATACATCCAGCACCTCAACAAACTCAGCCTGGGGCCCAACCTGGTCGCCCTGGTGCCCCACTCCATGCTGCGCATCGAAGTGATGGGGTTTGAGGCCAGCATCTCCCGTGACCCCACCGAAGACGAGCTCCAGGCCATGGAGTCGTTGCTTGAACAGGCACTGGACGACGGCTACGCCGGTTTCTCCACCGACGCCCTGCCCTTCCACTACCTGGCCAACCAGCCCAACACCCGCAAAACCATTCCCACCCAGTTTGCCAGATACCCGGAAATCAAACGGTTGACCGATGTGGTCCGGCGCAAGGGTGGTGTATGGCAGGCCACACCACCGAAAGACAGCACCATTGGCACCATCAAGACGTTCCTGCTCAGCTGCGGCCGCCTCCACGGTAAGCCGTTGAAAACCACCGTCGTGGCGGCGCTGGATGTGCATAGTAACCGCAAGATCGTGCGGCTGGCACGTTTGCTGGCCCGGGTGCTCAATTCCCGCCTGCTCAAAGGCGACTTCCACCTTCAGGCGCTGGCGGCGCCTTTCAAGGTATGGTCTGACGGTGCGGTAACGCCGCTCTCTGAAGAGATAGAAGAGCTGCGCATCCTCAATGAAACCGAACTGGAAGACCGCGAAGGCAGACAGAAAATCCTTGATGATCCGGCCTACATCAAGCAGTTCAAAGCCATGTGGATGAGCGGCAAGACCGGCCTTGGGCTCAGGCGCCTGAAACGTCTGATTCGCCTCGAGGATTACGCGTTCAACCGTACCCTGGAAGACATGACCATCGACGTCTGCCCCCTGAAGGACTGGGAGGGTAAAACCTTCGCCGACGTCTACGCGCGCGTGAAAGCAGCCAATGCAGGAAAGCCCCGGGACAGCAGCGACGCGGAAAAGGCCCTGCTGAAGGACTGTTTCAGCCAGGTGAAGGATGAAGGCGACTTCGTACTGGCAATGCTGCGGGCCTTTGACCGCGACCTGAGCTGGTACACCATTTCCGCCAATCGGGACGAGCGCACGGTGCGCAACCTGCTGATGGACCCCCAGCTACTGCCGGGCTTCAACGACAGCGGCGCTCACCTCACCAACATGGCCTTTTACGACGGCAACCTGAGAGCACTGAAACTGGCGTCAGACGGCGGCGATATGGATGTAGCCTACATGGTGCGACGCCTCACCCGCGATCCCGCGCGGGTGTTCGGCGTCAAAGGTGGAAGCATTGAGGTGGGTGATCAGGCGGACCTGATACTGGTGGACCCCTCTGCCCTGCGCCGTATGGACCACAACAATACCGTGAAACGTCAGTATCGTGAGGAGTTCCGGCACGAACAGCTGGTCAACCGGACTGATGGCGTGGTGCCCCTGGTGATGATTGCCGGCCATCCGGCCTGGCACGGCGCGGACTTTGACAGCTCACTGGGCCAGAAAAAGATGGGCACCGTGCTGGATACTACCTTTTAA
- a CDS encoding nucleoside recognition domain-containing protein, whose protein sequence is MLNGIWLGFFLVAFAAALWQWLGMGDSEVFSRLVAAMFDMAELSVEIILVLVGTMTLWLGFLAIAEKAGLIQLMARILDPLFRRLMPEVPSGHPAQGHITMNFAANILGLDNAATPIGIKAMHSLQELNPSKDTASNAQILFLVLNTSSLTLLPVTIFMYRAQQGAAEPTSVFLPILLATTASSLVGLLSVSLMQRLKLWHPVVLAYLLAGAAALGLLLATLAGMSAQALAATSTLVGNLTLFGIVISFLLIGALRKVNVYDTFIEGAKEGFSFTISLLPFLVAMLVAIGVLRASGVLDAGLGGIRWVIEGLGWDTGFIEALPTAFMKPLSGSGARAMMLETMDTFGVDSFPALMAATMQGSTETTFYVLAVYFGAVGIRKIRHGLGCALLADFAGMLTAILVCYWFFG, encoded by the coding sequence ATGCTTAATGGAATCTGGCTGGGGTTTTTCCTGGTGGCCTTTGCGGCGGCACTCTGGCAATGGCTGGGCATGGGTGACAGTGAGGTGTTCAGCCGCCTGGTTGCGGCCATGTTCGACATGGCAGAGCTCAGTGTCGAGATCATACTGGTGCTGGTGGGCACCATGACTCTGTGGCTGGGTTTTCTGGCCATTGCCGAAAAAGCCGGGTTGATTCAGCTTATGGCAAGAATCCTGGACCCGCTGTTCCGCAGGCTGATGCCGGAAGTGCCCAGTGGCCACCCGGCGCAGGGGCACATAACCATGAACTTTGCTGCCAATATCCTGGGCCTGGATAACGCGGCTACGCCCATTGGCATCAAGGCCATGCATTCGCTGCAGGAGCTTAATCCGAGCAAGGACACTGCCAGCAACGCCCAGATCCTGTTCCTGGTTCTCAATACCTCGTCCCTGACCCTGCTGCCGGTGACCATTTTCATGTACCGCGCGCAGCAAGGGGCCGCGGAGCCCACATCGGTGTTCCTGCCTATTCTGCTGGCTACGACGGCGTCCAGCCTGGTGGGATTGCTGAGTGTGTCCTTGATGCAGCGGCTGAAACTCTGGCACCCGGTGGTGCTGGCGTACCTCCTTGCAGGTGCAGCAGCACTGGGTCTGCTGTTGGCGACACTGGCGGGCATGTCGGCACAGGCCCTGGCAGCTACGTCAACGCTGGTGGGCAATCTAACGCTGTTCGGCATCGTGATCAGCTTCCTGTTGATCGGCGCCCTGCGGAAGGTGAATGTCTACGATACCTTTATCGAGGGGGCGAAGGAGGGCTTCAGTTTCACCATTTCACTCTTGCCGTTCCTGGTAGCAATGCTGGTGGCGATTGGCGTTCTGCGGGCCAGTGGTGTTCTGGATGCTGGCCTTGGGGGTATTCGATGGGTCATTGAGGGGCTGGGATGGGATACGGGCTTCATTGAGGCGCTGCCTACCGCCTTTATGAAGCCCCTGTCCGGCAGTGGTGCCCGGGCGATGATGCTTGAGACCATGGATACCTTCGGGGTGGACAGTTTTCCCGCCTTAATGGCGGCCACCATGCAGGGCAGTACCGAAACCACCTTCTATGTGCTGGCGGTGTATTTCGGCGCCGTGGGCATCCGAAAAATCCGCCATGGCCTTGGTTGTGCTCTGCTGGCGGACTTTGCCGGTATGCTGACGGCTATTCTGGTGTGCTACTGGTTCTTTGGTTAA